From the genome of Gorilla gorilla gorilla isolate KB3781 chromosome 4, NHGRI_mGorGor1-v2.1_pri, whole genome shotgun sequence, one region includes:
- the ETF1 gene encoding eukaryotic peptide chain release factor subunit 1 isoform X2 produces the protein MGPFPAWGNGTSMISLIIPPKDQISRVAKMLADEFGTASNIKSRVNRLSVLGAITSVQQRLKLYNKVPPNGLVVYCGTIVTEEGKEKKVNIDFEPFKPINTSLYLCDNKFHTEALTALLSDDSKFGFIVIDGSGALFGTLQGNTREVLHKFTVDLPKKHGRGGQSALRFARLRMEKRHNYVRKVAETAVQLFISGDKVNVAGLVLAGSADFKTELSQSDMFDQRLQSKVLKLVDISYGGENGFNQAIELSTEVLSNVKFIQEKKLIGRYFDEISQDTGKYCFGVEDTLKALEMGAVEILIVYENLDIMRYVLHCQGTEEEKILYLTPEQEKDKSHFTDKETGQEHELIESMPLLEWFANNYKKFGATLEIVTDKSQEGSQFVKGFGGIGGILRYRVDFQGMEYQGGDDEFFDLDDY, from the exons CAATGGCACCAGCATGATATCATTGATCATTCCTCCCAAAGACCAGATTTCACGAGTGGCAAAAATGTTAGCGGATGAGTTTGGAACTGCATCTAACATTAAGTCACGAGTAAACCGCCTTTCAGTCCTGGGAGCCATTACATCTGTACAACAAAGACTCAAACTTTATAACAAAG TACCTCCAAATGGTCTGGTTGTATACTGTGGAACAATTGTaacagaagaaggaaaggaaaagaaagtcaaCATTGACTTTGAACCTTTCAAACCAATTAATACGTCATTGTATTTGTGTGACAACAAATTCCATACAGAG GCTCTTACAGCACTACTTTCAGATGATAGCAAGTTTGGATTCATTGTAATAGATGGTAGTGGTGCACTTTTTGGCACACTCCAAGGAAACACAAGAGAAGTCCTGCACAAATTCACTGTGGATCTCCCAAAGAAACACG GTAGAGGAGGTCAGTCAGCCTTGCGTTTTGCCCGTTTAAGAATGGAAAAGCGACATAACTATGTTCGGAAAGTAGCAGAGACTGCTGTGCAGCTGTTTATTTCTGGGGACAAAGTGAATGTGGCTGGTCTAGTTTTAGCTGGATCCGCTGACTTTAAAACTGAACTAAGTCAATCTGATATGTTTGATCAG aGGTTACaatcaaaagttttaaaattagttgaTATATCCTATGGTGGTGAAAATGGATTCAACCAAGCTATTGAGTTATCTACTGAAGTCCTCTCCAACGTGAAATTCATTCAAGAGAAGAAATTAATAG GACGATACTTTGATGAAATCAGCCAGGACACGGGCAAGTACTGTTTTGGCGTTGAAGATACACTAAAGGCTTTGGAAATGGGAGCTGTAGAAATTCTAATAGTCTATGAAAATCTGGATATAATGAGATATGTTCTTCATTGCCAAGGCACAGAAG AGGAGAAAATTCTCTATCTAACTCCAGAGCAAGAAAAGGATAAATCTCATTTCACAGACAAAGAG ACCGGACAGGAACATGAGCTTATCGAGAGCATGCCCCTGTTGGAATGGTTTGCTAACAACTATAAAAAATTTGGAGCTACGTTGGAAATTGTCACAGATAAATCACAAGAAGGGTCTCAGTTTGTGAAAGGATTTGGTGGAATTGGAG GTATCTTGCGGTACCGAGTAGATTTCCAGGGAATGGAATACCAAGGAGGAGACGATGAATTTTTTGACCTTGATGACTACTAG
- the ETF1 gene encoding eukaryotic peptide chain release factor subunit 1 isoform X1 has translation MADDPSAADRNVEIWKIKKLIKSLEAARGNGTSMISLIIPPKDQISRVAKMLADEFGTASNIKSRVNRLSVLGAITSVQQRLKLYNKVPPNGLVVYCGTIVTEEGKEKKVNIDFEPFKPINTSLYLCDNKFHTEALTALLSDDSKFGFIVIDGSGALFGTLQGNTREVLHKFTVDLPKKHGRGGQSALRFARLRMEKRHNYVRKVAETAVQLFISGDKVNVAGLVLAGSADFKTELSQSDMFDQRLQSKVLKLVDISYGGENGFNQAIELSTEVLSNVKFIQEKKLIGRYFDEISQDTGKYCFGVEDTLKALEMGAVEILIVYENLDIMRYVLHCQGTEEEKILYLTPEQEKDKSHFTDKETGQEHELIESMPLLEWFANNYKKFGATLEIVTDKSQEGSQFVKGFGGIGGILRYRVDFQGMEYQGGDDEFFDLDDY, from the exons CAATGGCACCAGCATGATATCATTGATCATTCCTCCCAAAGACCAGATTTCACGAGTGGCAAAAATGTTAGCGGATGAGTTTGGAACTGCATCTAACATTAAGTCACGAGTAAACCGCCTTTCAGTCCTGGGAGCCATTACATCTGTACAACAAAGACTCAAACTTTATAACAAAG TACCTCCAAATGGTCTGGTTGTATACTGTGGAACAATTGTaacagaagaaggaaaggaaaagaaagtcaaCATTGACTTTGAACCTTTCAAACCAATTAATACGTCATTGTATTTGTGTGACAACAAATTCCATACAGAG GCTCTTACAGCACTACTTTCAGATGATAGCAAGTTTGGATTCATTGTAATAGATGGTAGTGGTGCACTTTTTGGCACACTCCAAGGAAACACAAGAGAAGTCCTGCACAAATTCACTGTGGATCTCCCAAAGAAACACG GTAGAGGAGGTCAGTCAGCCTTGCGTTTTGCCCGTTTAAGAATGGAAAAGCGACATAACTATGTTCGGAAAGTAGCAGAGACTGCTGTGCAGCTGTTTATTTCTGGGGACAAAGTGAATGTGGCTGGTCTAGTTTTAGCTGGATCCGCTGACTTTAAAACTGAACTAAGTCAATCTGATATGTTTGATCAG aGGTTACaatcaaaagttttaaaattagttgaTATATCCTATGGTGGTGAAAATGGATTCAACCAAGCTATTGAGTTATCTACTGAAGTCCTCTCCAACGTGAAATTCATTCAAGAGAAGAAATTAATAG GACGATACTTTGATGAAATCAGCCAGGACACGGGCAAGTACTGTTTTGGCGTTGAAGATACACTAAAGGCTTTGGAAATGGGAGCTGTAGAAATTCTAATAGTCTATGAAAATCTGGATATAATGAGATATGTTCTTCATTGCCAAGGCACAGAAG AGGAGAAAATTCTCTATCTAACTCCAGAGCAAGAAAAGGATAAATCTCATTTCACAGACAAAGAG ACCGGACAGGAACATGAGCTTATCGAGAGCATGCCCCTGTTGGAATGGTTTGCTAACAACTATAAAAAATTTGGAGCTACGTTGGAAATTGTCACAGATAAATCACAAGAAGGGTCTCAGTTTGTGAAAGGATTTGGTGGAATTGGAG GTATCTTGCGGTACCGAGTAGATTTCCAGGGAATGGAATACCAAGGAGGAGACGATGAATTTTTTGACCTTGATGACTACTAG
- the ETF1 gene encoding eukaryotic peptide chain release factor subunit 1 isoform X3 — protein sequence MISLIIPPKDQISRVAKMLADEFGTASNIKSRVNRLSVLGAITSVQQRLKLYNKVPPNGLVVYCGTIVTEEGKEKKVNIDFEPFKPINTSLYLCDNKFHTEALTALLSDDSKFGFIVIDGSGALFGTLQGNTREVLHKFTVDLPKKHGRGGQSALRFARLRMEKRHNYVRKVAETAVQLFISGDKVNVAGLVLAGSADFKTELSQSDMFDQRLQSKVLKLVDISYGGENGFNQAIELSTEVLSNVKFIQEKKLIGRYFDEISQDTGKYCFGVEDTLKALEMGAVEILIVYENLDIMRYVLHCQGTEEEKILYLTPEQEKDKSHFTDKETGQEHELIESMPLLEWFANNYKKFGATLEIVTDKSQEGSQFVKGFGGIGGILRYRVDFQGMEYQGGDDEFFDLDDY from the exons ATGATATCATTGATCATTCCTCCCAAAGACCAGATTTCACGAGTGGCAAAAATGTTAGCGGATGAGTTTGGAACTGCATCTAACATTAAGTCACGAGTAAACCGCCTTTCAGTCCTGGGAGCCATTACATCTGTACAACAAAGACTCAAACTTTATAACAAAG TACCTCCAAATGGTCTGGTTGTATACTGTGGAACAATTGTaacagaagaaggaaaggaaaagaaagtcaaCATTGACTTTGAACCTTTCAAACCAATTAATACGTCATTGTATTTGTGTGACAACAAATTCCATACAGAG GCTCTTACAGCACTACTTTCAGATGATAGCAAGTTTGGATTCATTGTAATAGATGGTAGTGGTGCACTTTTTGGCACACTCCAAGGAAACACAAGAGAAGTCCTGCACAAATTCACTGTGGATCTCCCAAAGAAACACG GTAGAGGAGGTCAGTCAGCCTTGCGTTTTGCCCGTTTAAGAATGGAAAAGCGACATAACTATGTTCGGAAAGTAGCAGAGACTGCTGTGCAGCTGTTTATTTCTGGGGACAAAGTGAATGTGGCTGGTCTAGTTTTAGCTGGATCCGCTGACTTTAAAACTGAACTAAGTCAATCTGATATGTTTGATCAG aGGTTACaatcaaaagttttaaaattagttgaTATATCCTATGGTGGTGAAAATGGATTCAACCAAGCTATTGAGTTATCTACTGAAGTCCTCTCCAACGTGAAATTCATTCAAGAGAAGAAATTAATAG GACGATACTTTGATGAAATCAGCCAGGACACGGGCAAGTACTGTTTTGGCGTTGAAGATACACTAAAGGCTTTGGAAATGGGAGCTGTAGAAATTCTAATAGTCTATGAAAATCTGGATATAATGAGATATGTTCTTCATTGCCAAGGCACAGAAG AGGAGAAAATTCTCTATCTAACTCCAGAGCAAGAAAAGGATAAATCTCATTTCACAGACAAAGAG ACCGGACAGGAACATGAGCTTATCGAGAGCATGCCCCTGTTGGAATGGTTTGCTAACAACTATAAAAAATTTGGAGCTACGTTGGAAATTGTCACAGATAAATCACAAGAAGGGTCTCAGTTTGTGAAAGGATTTGGTGGAATTGGAG GTATCTTGCGGTACCGAGTAGATTTCCAGGGAATGGAATACCAAGGAGGAGACGATGAATTTTTTGACCTTGATGACTACTAG